TCTTTGACCAACATGTGACTAGAAAAACATTGTGTAGTAAAAACAAAACTGATTACTTCCTGGATGATTCTTAAATTGagaacaaaaccaaaagacaaaactgaatacatttttttttgtgattttggtCTGTGCCTCGTGTCTCAAAATGTACCAATTGTTGAAAACAATAGTAACTCTGTTAATTGTTATTCATGTGGAGGGTCACCAACTAACCATTATTTTATGGTTGTACAGGCAATAATATACAAGAAGGAATCCGTACATATTTGCTAGAGGGGTCTGGTAATAGTACTCATACAAAAGTTCTGGCAGCCAGCTATGatgatatatacatatacaattaatAGAAAGTAAAGAAGCACGTGATAATAAtaggcacaaaataagcatccAGAAACCACCGGTGGTCGGGTGGAATGAATGAGATTTCTACGTCCTTAATTAGAAGTTAATGTTCGAGCCATGGGAACGAAAAAACTCTAATAGGGAGTGGTTCTCCCTTTATGAGCGTTCCGCGACACGAATTTGGACTAGCCAGGCCAATGGGTTTCAGAGTATACAAAAAAGCATACGAAGTGCCTATTTCAACTTTTATGCTGCATTGGGTAATTTTCACCTCTGTTTATGAAGCCATAAAAAACTGTTAAAATGTTCACTTTACAGCAAGACTTAAGACTTTGCCTATAACTGAAAACCATAATATATATGGTTGGCAGTTAACAATTAACATAGATCCAGCTTTGGGAACATCACCAACTCAGAATGCCTTGGTGATGGGTACTTATTATATTTCAACATCTAAAAGTTGTAGTATAAAGGAGATTACATTCTAGTAGTCCGGTGCACAAAGCATCTTGTATTCTTACAGGTTTCAAGGAAGGATTGTACCCCAGAGGGTGTGATATATGCAATCTACCCTAACACAAGAGTAGTTGCTAATTTCATAACTAAAACTCGTAACCTATATGTTTCACTGAGACAACTTTTTATGACTTTCCAGGCATTCAATAAACAATGTAATTGTCACTTTCAGTAAAAATAGGATTTCACACTTTCCAACATACAAGGAAGAAGAACATGAATTTTCAGTTACATGGTTTACTCATTCTTTTCACAAATGATGGGGAtactttcttcttattattacaAGGGATACATTCTAAGTTCATATTCCTACAAAATTTTGTAATATACTACAACattactaaaatataaataaccaGAAATTCTCACCATTTCTCTGTATAAACATGAGAGACAAGAATTTGATAAGCTTAAGATGAAGCCTATACTGTTAAGTACTTCAGAACAAGTCCTCTCAGCTTTTCCATGTATTCTGCTGCTTGTTTCTGCGTTTCCAAAGGAAGATcagttcaaattcaagagagtaGTATATTTAAAGCTTCTACGCAAATTGATCACCAACAAATTATGCACtgataaataataatgatgGTGTTGACATATAGCCATTGGCAAGCTTTCAACACATCCATCAGAAAGGAACACATATCTTTTAGAGATAAAAGTGAATCCAAGTGAATGTCAACCTCtatccaaaaaaataacaagtttGAACATCTGGGGAAGTTACTGCAAGATCCTATTTTATCATCTATCAGGTTTACCAAGAACATTTACTGAGTATCTGAAAAAATATTAGACAGACATTGTGGACCCTCGATGCGTGTGCATTATCAGTGCATATTTTTAGCATCTTTGAACTGTTCATCTTACATTTTCTTGCTTATCTTTTCAGTTCTTAACCTATCCTAACTTGTAatcatttttgtgtttttcaTGCATGAGATGAGCTCAATGAGCTAAAATCCTTTGTTTATCCAGAAAATAACTTTCACGAGAGTAATCGGCTTATGCAGTTCAATTATATGATTGAATTCATCGTCCTTAAGCAATACTCAATCCACATGAACAATAATTTGACCATACTCAGCTAGTGCATAGAAGATGCACACAAAAGCATAAAGGTACTTATCATGTTCAATTTAAATTATGgatgtttctttttcttgtataaGCGACGAAGAGcagattcaaaaagaaaaatagccAACGTGAAGATAACATAACTAGTTAAGTTTGAACTTGAATATACATTTTTCATAAGAGTTGTGGAGTGCAATTGGAAAAATCAGACATAATTTTCTGCTCTTTGTACATCTGTGTAATTTGTAAATGAAAGAGATTTTGCGAGTATCTTCCTAAAAGATATGGTGGAGAAACTATCAGACCCCAGAAAAGAGTTGAGAGGAGGAAAACCGATAAACTTTATCATAATTAGTCTAAACAAAGATGAACTAACAAAGAAATGATAGGAACTTCTACATATAACTCAGAGATTCCAGTGTCTCTTTTTATCGCACAAAGATTGAGAATTGATTGGCTATAAACTTCACTTCAAAGATTGTTAGACTGCTCAGGAATGTTGTAAGCTGATAATGGCAATTCACTTGCCACTACGAGGAACATTTAATAGATGCTGCCTCACCATTTCTACCCAaccaattctttttcttttttatgactGTGGTGTTCGGACCAGCTTATGCACACCTCGATTAATTCCATGGAAGACttgccacctcccaccagcaacaagTACCAGGCCCTAGTGTTTTTTTGGCTTCTGCTGGGATTTGAACCTAGACTTCATAgttctcaacccacttcattgaccactaagtCATATCCTTGGGTGCCTACCCAACCAATTCTCAACCCAGAAAAGTACCTTaccgaaaagaaaaaaaaataaaattcaaccTAGACAAGGTGTGCTTTcagtatattattttcttttgtttgttataTTACTATTAGAGAAAGCACAGCATAACCTTGAAGAACActgaaattttagaaaattgtGTGGATTTATGTCAGTTATCGATGCTTATATAGTTCAAAAAGttacttctttttcctttttgaatcACATTTTTCTGCTTAAGTTTCAGTTATTTTATGTGATGTTTGCACCAGTGTCTTCACAAATATGCATCATCACTCCCACAGAACTTCTATCTACATTGTATGGAATTTGCTTTTCTCACCTGGTTAACACTATGTGCAGTTGCAATGTTTTCATCAAGAAGTGTCAACAAGGGTCTATTCAGTGCATTCCTCCCAACCAAATCCAATAGCTGCTCAGAAAATGGAATAATCCAAACTCAGCAATAAAACTAAGAGAATATACAAACCACACCCACacataaaaagaagaagcagaatTTAGAAACTATCACATACAGTGGCCTTGACATCCTTTGAAGTCAAAATCTCAGTTAAGTTCTTCTTTGTTGCTACAAGATCTGCTTGCAATTTATCATAGGCTTCtgcaggaaaaaaaaaatagtacggCGGGATGTCAAAAGTACTCTACAGGATAACTTATTGAGACTTCATCCTCAACTGTATCTGGGACTGTGGGACATGTATGCCTATGTTATGCATATTGCTTGAACCCCACCCCCCTTCTAGCCCCATGTTAATCATGTGATAATCCAACATGATTTTAGTGTGATCCAGGAGACTTACCGGGTTTGGTTAATTCACCTAGGTATGTTGACTATAACTATAGCCGAGTCTACTGTCACGAAGCATAGGTTATCTAGACTCTCTTATTTCTATATAACGATAAGAAAACTTGGTAATTGTGCGAGATATACTATAGTGGAGTACtaaaatatatgtgtatattaTACTATACATTTGTTAGTCATGTCTCTGCAACCACATATGTACTCCTAGGTATCTCCGAAACTTAAGAATTAGATGATGCAGAATCCGACTTCTAGATCTTCTCATATACCTTTACTCATTTCCATGTAAAATAGTCTGGAAATATCTAATAAAAGAGCAAACTAAATAGTCAATTTATCAGACCTGTTGCTTCTTGCAGGGCCTTTTGCAGTGCTTCCAGTTCAATTAATCTGTCTTCCACGGCCTGCGAAATATCATGGTCAGTGTCATTTCACTAACGTATCTGTCTCATGCTAAGTCGAGTAAATGGTCAGTAAAAACCTGAGTTTTGTTTACAGAAAAGCGCAGCTTTCCAAGTTCGACTTGCAGATGGTCAAAAAATTCTTTGTTCAATCTGCAAACTAAGATATGttagaaattttcaagtaaagaaGATGAAGACTATAGCAGAGACAGACAAGAAATCCATGCAATTTGATGTTATAAAAGTCTTGTCTCAGTTCCTCTAGAAAATGTTCGCAAACTTTACATTGGGTGAGGTACCAATACTTTCTCAAATTTGGCAACCACATAAATGTCAAGAAAATGGTcgataaaaaagaaatattcatCTCTTTGTTAAGAGGCaaaaaattgatctttataCAAAGTctataattttacatttttttctttttctgcaCAAGTTTTCAAAATACAGACTCGAAATACATGTGCATTTTCATAATCAGAGAACGATCAAAAGCAAAAGGCCGCAATTTTGAATATTCGACTGTCTAATAACATATCAGAGCTGAATCTGAACTTATGCCGCGAAGATTCGAACAACTTATAGCATTTTCTGGCTTTGACGCAAGAACAGTAAATTTTGACCACCTAAGCTGTGACATTGGAGAGTAGATAACTCACCGTGGTCTCATTCTTGCAATCTCAAACTCAATCTCTTGAGCTTCAGTGTCAAGAAAAAACTCCACAAGCCCTTCCACTGTATCCGGAATCACTCGTGACTATGATCAGGACGAAAAGAACATATTAGACAAACATATACATTACAAATGCATCCAAAACAAAATGTGAAGAGATACAAAGATGTCTTAATGACTACTCCACAAATTGTTGCAGACCTAtatactctctccatttcaattttgtttgtctaattttgacttgacacggtgtaaagaagacttttgatttttgtagtcttaaactaaagatacgtagaatgtaccaaaatattctttaatcttACCATCTTAAACATGTTATGTGGAAAGTTATCattaaagagttgtcaaaaagggaaaaagagacattctttttcaaacggactaaaaaagaaagtaggCTAAATAAACTGAAACGACgggagtaataaataaatgttcTTTTCTAGCAGGTTAATATGAAGTGGTAACATCAATTTTAACTTGTTTTCAAGTAGTCCGTTTTAGATTCAACtctttatcaacaaaaaaatgtCCACGTACTTGGCTGTTAGGATCAAGCGTTTACCATCATGCCAACATCCTGCCCATGGCAACAGTGGCGGACCCAGGATTTTCACGAAGTGACttcaagatataaaaatatacctaatattatttgtaatttttatgaggctaacaacatacatatctgactatactaaacaatgttaatacatttgaaaaaaaattacattgactTATGAATGAGACGGTAAATAACAAGATGGACGAAAAACTAGGCTTCAATATaaactaagaaaataaaagaatattatgaatGTTTTCTCTTCATTCaacatttaacaaataaaaacaaaatattaaacaaaataattataacctTAATTTCAGAATCGAATACATAGAAATAtacctaatattatttgtaattttttgttgattttagaaTGATAAGGGATTTTttagttgaagaaataaaaaataaccacaataatcatatatgtatatataaagactAGAATCAAGAGCgaaaaacattcaacaaagaagaagacaaaaggGTTTTTAGAATTGATAATAATAGGGATTAGTGCTTTTTtggttgagttttttttaaaaaaaaaaaaaattaaaaacaaaaaggacaAAAGTTGTTGACTATTGGACTTTTAATTGTAAAAGTAAAAAGTTGTTCTACTTTTTATAGTTTCTAAGTAACTAAAAGGACAAAAGTTACACCTACATAGAAGACAAAACTGTGTGTGAAcgttttatatataaaaaaaacaaattaaaactaaaatgtggCAATGGGGATTCGATCCAGGGTTGGCTGGGAAAATTGAACCCTTCAACCACTCGGCTAAGCTTCAGACTTGTGTTAGtgggttcaaaatttaatatatacatataaaattttaaaaactgattaaatatacatatatatacagtgTTATTTTTCAACGaagtgggttcatatgaacccacttgAACCACTGTAGGTCCGCCCCTGCATGGCAAGGCCCACGAGGgcagaggcgtatctagagggggtgccgtgggttcacgtgaacccatgctcccctctctagatcatgtgtagtagtgttatattttttaaaaaatatttaaatatagatgtgtgaacccatgttcaaagtatattatataataatgcgatgatgattgggtgcacctttCTAAGTGAGGATATAAATTTAAgccttatatctatcttgtctcTGTGAGTAACACTTTTCCAAGTGGTTATCGGTTACACTTTTGACGTTTCAGCTaattttgcttttgttttttttctttaatcgttcaaaattttcaagtgtgttacattgaaaattcctaaaaaatttaacattgtaaattttttatataattaaatcaaatgtgtatattaacaTTTAAAACTATTAGTATTATACATTTTGaatctataatttttaaaatttaatggttcatatACGAACTAAAAgtcaaattgatcaaatttatatttaaaatatattttttcgtaATCGTGCACCCATCTAACCGAAATCCTAGATACGCCTCTGCACGAGGGGCTGGGTGGTCCAGGTCGTAGTCATGATCGAACATGGCGCTGGCATGGTGGActtagttaagaaataaaattgcgCATTTACTATCAAAATTAGCTTTTGGTAATGATAAGTGTCTGATCCTAACATTGGCACAAGACATAGAATCATTCTAGGCACATTGAGTAGCTTGTACTGGcctaatataaataaaaacagGAGTGAAGCTGCAGGTCTGCTTACACTACGGATTCAGCAGAACCCATATAAAAATCTACTTAGTatgtattaataatttattcacAATCCATTAAGTTGCTTCTTCTAGAATCAGAagtttataaactcaaaatcctTACTCCGCTTCATAAAATGTTCGCTCcaatcattttaaattgttagatAAGATGGTAACTTCAATTCGACAAAAATTACCTCACGAAGAACTCTGCGACGCTCTTTCTCTTCACGAACTTGCCGTTCAAATTCTTCTCTGGCCGCAGCGTCATTCTCAAGGCGTCTCTGGAACTCGAGTCGGGCTATATGACCCGTTTGGGCCGGACCCAATAAACCATCTGGGTCCTGTAATCATAAATCAAAATTCACCAATTTTATCATGTACTTAGCAAATTATTACTGAAAGGGGAGTGGGAAGTGAAAggaaattaaaaagagaaattacCCATTCTAGTCTACCAGCACAACGAATTGGGTTTACGAAAGTTTTGGGTTTTACGAATTTGGGCCTGTAGAATTGAGCTCCAATGGCGAAATTAGCAAAGCTGCTGCTGAATGCTGCGGCCATTATTGAGAGCTTTTGAATGTCTGGTTATTGAGTTTAGTTAGTTTCGAGGTGCTCTATCCGTTTAGAAATGCGCACCAAAAGATACTCTTATCTACAATTTTTTTCCGTAGGATCCAGTCGTTTTAACTTGTTTGTTATATCTTTAGTCTATTTCATTAAAAAACTTTAGTTGAAAATCGTAAATTTAGAagttcttttttatctttttaaaatttatatcacattaaaatagaacaaacaaattaaagtaatatatatatacactagatATGGAActccgtgccagcacggggcccaatatatgttattgtttttgttttaatttatgtggtaccTACAAGGAGAGAAAATTCANtattttccttctcttttttcaaattacaaaagtctcttaaaaattatgaatttcgGATAGTAGTGGactttcggatacatcactgaACTTCCAGATACATCACTGAACTTCATAATACATTAGTGGACATCCGTATATATAGGTGAGGGATGTATTCGAGGAGGGAGGAATGTATAAGAGAGGTGATATGACATCCAGATACATAGGAAAGTAATGTATTCGAGAGGGGAGGAATGTATCAGAGAGGGGATTAGATCTGAATACATAGAGGAGGGATGTGAGAGGAATaatgatgtatccgagagggaagtgatgtattcgagagaggatttttgaattttaaaaaaaataataggaaattTTAAAGATCatgataaaataagatgtgcatttgggtaattgttccttttttttgtaACATATAAAATGATAAGTGTGTCATTTCTTTTGGAGCGGATTAAAAAGAAATGTATTGTTATATAaactaaatcaagaaaatatatatttggtaAACACTTACTTTTATCATGTGTTCAtaccaaattatataaatttaccATCTTTGGACTCTAGCCACCAAGGGAAAACAATCATTTGATCATAATCGTGCAAAgcagttttgttttatttctaattaaataatctattatttctcaatttgtgattatttttttcatattcaattcAGGATCATGTAGCGCACAGtttgtttaatatttatattgaacaaataaaaatgtatgaaAATGCAGAATTTctggaggaaaaaaaaaagtagcatATCAGCTTTTCCGTGcaaactgaaaaatcaaacaGAGAAAAATGTTCTCCTCCAAATTTTCGTGGCTGATCACGGCGGCGCTACTGTCGGCAATCATCACGGATGCCCAAACGACGTCGTGTGCTTCTAAACTAGTCCCCTGTGCACCTTTCCTCAACTCAACGTCCAACCCATCGGCTTCTTGTTGTGACCCACTCAGAGAAGCCGTGAACAAAGATCTTCAATGTATCTGCAAACTTTTCGAAAATCCCACTTTATTGCCTTCTCTCGGTATTAATGTTACTCAAGTTATTGCACTTCTCAAAAACTGTAACATTCCTGGCGATGTTAACACTTGTAAAGGTACGATTTAACCCCCCggatttccatttttttctgaaattgaGATTTGAATTGGACTCAATTTTTTTGGATCTGGAGTTGATTACTCTGTTTTTACTTTGATCGAAGCAAAATCTCTACTTCAAATCTGATATTTTTCAATTTCGATTACTTCTTGCAGCTGGTGGTCCAagttctccttctccttctaaAGGAGCGTCACCAGGTAAATGTGATTGAATTGCTCattgttttaactttgttacCTCAGATCAAGTTCTGTC
This genomic stretch from Solanum stenotomum isolate F172 chromosome 10, ASM1918654v1, whole genome shotgun sequence harbors:
- the LOC125878454 gene encoding uncharacterized protein LOC125878454 codes for the protein MAAAFSSSFANFAIGAQFYRPKFVKPKTFVNPIRCAGRLEWDPDGLLGPAQTGHIARLEFQRRLENDAAAREEFERQVREEKERRRVLRESRVIPDTVEGLVEFFLDTEAQEIEFEIARMRPRLNKEFFDHLQVELGKLRFSVNKTQAVEDRLIELEALQKALQEATEAYDKLQADLVATKKNLTEILTSKDVKATLLDLVGRNALNRPLLTLLDENIATAHSVNQKQAAEYMEKLRGLVLKYLTV
- the LOC125842485 gene encoding non-specific lipid transfer protein GPI-anchored 7-like; translated protein: MFSSKFSWLITAALLSAIITDAQTTSCASKLVPCAPFLNSTSNPSASCCDPLREAVNKDLQCICKLFENPTLLPSLGINVTQVIALLKNCNIPGDVNTCKAGGPSSPSPSKGASPGKCD